In a genomic window of Candidatus Hydrogenedentota bacterium:
- a CDS encoding DUF4340 domain-containing protein, translating to MKQKYVTPLAAIFVILFVLVVIKQTTKPKYNITDQVKLTALVPEGLNKADIAKIEMYAGGKAEEKVTLQRSDADPNVWWITSHFNAPADQKKIEEFVEKAIALKGEVRDRGAGDATLESYNLKDEKAFHVKGFKKGEESPAVNVLVGKAPAMEQVLMRAADSTDVYLLDTNLRREAGVYQDEPDTAPKADTWLKKEVVNIAKDTISKVVVTTPDKRLVVAKETKEVPVEDTAAAAEEATTGDKPKAGEPLAERAAKEAAQKEAAEGETAGEKPATKTEVKWVLAEGGTGLDVKQSGVENLAGAFAPVTASDVVDPAKLADWGLESPQFSVAITVEGKDSDVVIEGGRPDPNGDGYVRVASANKDVIFKLSKFAFEKVFPKGTDMFTLKGLALDKAQIAKIDLTQPAGNISVTKQGEEWVVNAPTADLEPQTSTLDAIANVLSAWTPSDYADKPDGAGLETPTHTAVVSLASGEQHTLALGAPSKGIAGQYARLDNAANVLVMSKGDVDRAFPPAKDIYQRQLLDIDEEEINSISVERASDSFQLARAGEDGWTLTVDGATADPNTENCDDLAMSIADLEASDIVFGQPDLTAAPIATLHCVMKDGADHVFRFGPDENGSHALALSGKAQVFRVEKLTAEEVLVTGASLKKPEPAPAPAAAADTVEPDAGTGTTPATDAPVQEAAPTAEPSA from the coding sequence ATGAAACAGAAGTACGTCACGCCCCTCGCGGCGATCTTCGTGATCCTGTTCGTCCTGGTTGTCATCAAGCAGACGACCAAGCCGAAGTACAACATTACGGATCAGGTGAAACTCACCGCGTTGGTTCCCGAAGGGCTGAACAAGGCGGACATCGCCAAAATCGAAATGTACGCCGGCGGCAAGGCCGAAGAGAAAGTCACGCTGCAGCGCAGCGACGCCGACCCGAACGTCTGGTGGATTACCAGCCACTTCAACGCCCCCGCGGACCAGAAGAAGATCGAGGAATTCGTCGAAAAGGCGATTGCCCTCAAGGGCGAAGTACGCGACCGCGGCGCGGGCGATGCGACGCTCGAGTCGTACAACTTGAAAGACGAGAAGGCGTTCCACGTCAAGGGATTCAAGAAGGGCGAAGAAAGCCCCGCGGTGAACGTGCTCGTCGGCAAGGCCCCCGCAATGGAACAAGTGCTGATGCGCGCGGCCGATTCCACCGACGTCTACCTGCTTGACACCAACCTCAGACGCGAAGCCGGCGTGTACCAGGACGAGCCCGACACCGCGCCGAAGGCGGATACGTGGTTGAAGAAGGAAGTCGTCAACATCGCCAAGGACACCATCTCGAAAGTCGTCGTCACCACGCCGGACAAGCGCCTCGTCGTCGCGAAGGAAACAAAGGAAGTGCCCGTCGAAGACACGGCCGCGGCGGCCGAAGAAGCCACGACCGGCGACAAGCCCAAGGCGGGCGAACCCCTTGCCGAACGCGCCGCCAAGGAAGCGGCCCAGAAAGAGGCCGCCGAAGGCGAGACGGCCGGCGAAAAACCGGCGACGAAGACCGAAGTGAAGTGGGTGCTCGCGGAAGGCGGCACGGGGCTTGACGTAAAACAGTCCGGTGTGGAGAACCTCGCCGGGGCCTTTGCGCCAGTGACCGCGTCGGACGTTGTCGATCCCGCCAAGCTCGCGGACTGGGGCCTCGAGTCGCCTCAGTTCAGCGTCGCGATTACCGTCGAGGGCAAAGACAGCGACGTCGTCATCGAAGGCGGCCGCCCCGATCCGAATGGCGACGGCTACGTGCGCGTCGCGTCCGCAAACAAGGACGTCATCTTCAAGCTCAGCAAGTTCGCCTTCGAGAAGGTCTTTCCGAAGGGTACGGACATGTTCACGCTGAAAGGCCTCGCGCTCGACAAGGCGCAGATCGCGAAGATCGATCTCACGCAGCCCGCCGGCAACATCTCCGTCACAAAACAGGGCGAGGAATGGGTCGTCAACGCGCCTACAGCAGACCTCGAGCCGCAAACCTCGACGCTTGACGCCATCGCCAATGTGTTGTCCGCGTGGACGCCGTCGGACTACGCGGATAAGCCCGATGGCGCGGGCCTGGAAACGCCGACACACACCGCCGTCGTTTCGCTCGCATCCGGCGAACAGCACACGCTCGCGCTGGGCGCGCCGTCCAAGGGCATCGCGGGGCAATACGCACGCTTGGACAACGCCGCAAACGTGCTGGTCATGAGCAAGGGCGACGTGGACCGCGCATTCCCGCCCGCGAAAGACATCTATCAACGGCAGTTGCTCGACATCGACGAAGAAGAGATCAACAGCATCAGCGTCGAGCGTGCGTCGGATTCGTTCCAACTTGCGCGCGCCGGTGAAGATGGTTGGACACTGACCGTCGACGGCGCCACCGCCGATCCCAATACGGAAAACTGTGACGACCTCGCAATGTCTATCGCGGACCTCGAGGCGTCAGACATCGTTTTCGGCCAGCCTGATTTAACAGCCGCGCCGATCGCGACGTTGCATTGCGTGATGAAGGACGGCGCGGACCACGTGTTCCGCTTCGGCCCGGATGAGAACGGTTCCCATGCGCTCGCGCTTTCCGGCAAGGCGCAGGTTTTCCGCGTCGAGAAGCTGACCGCGGAGGAAGTGCTTGTCACCGGCGCGTCGTTGAAGAAGCCCGAACCCGCGCCCGCTCCCGCGGCGGCCGCTGACACGGTGGAGCCCGATGCGGGCACCGGCACGACGCCGGCGACGGATGCACCCGTACAAGAAGCAGCGCCAACCGCGGAACCGAGCGCCG
- a CDS encoding Gldg family protein, whose translation MSNIRTIIRRDLGAYFTSPIGYIFIIVFLAISVGLYITSFFTFPIADMRSYFGNLPLMLCIFVPAITMRVWAEERKENTWEMLLTFPMRAWELVIGKFLATFVFFAITLACTFTVPLMLVVLGNPDNGAIFGGYLGTLLLGAFFLSIGIFFSGFCRDQIVAFVVSLLACFTIFLLGTNFIASYLDDLLPNLGSSLSTLIGMVDHYNTFTRGVLELVDIVYFVIWTVMFLVLNIMFIEQRNRPGARTAYATAVALCFGIGLAFNWLVTDMSLVRVDMTEDKSYTISPATKTILSQLESPAQIKLYISPKEDMPTALKTLEQDISDKLAELQIASNGKVEFTPVYLKAANVLASQEDLVDEDGEEKKEAEKSDAEKLEKRMLSKGVQPFMVQAMINNEVSQKPVYSSIGVGYRDAKEEIIPQVMPESLQELEYRLVNTIYKISRTEPATVALVAPKEAVNIPPQLRQLYMQMGQPIPESEDPYEYCQRLLEQEKYKVERVELNQQSPLPEKYDTLVVINPREFNDRQKWEVSRALASGKNVVIAVQNYEWEYRVTPEGSVNLTKREQNPQINDLLAKYGLGVSTDILMDKNKVPLTVRSGNPLEQLMGGGTTLNLPMHMLINNTTMNQEAPMTNRLSSIFYLWGTALDINKEELAKYSLEEKTIMTTTDNAWTIPPDKKLTNQDIETPPSGKTYPLMAQITGQFPDVYKDQPRPAWPPAQPAPGMPPQPPEPETGEAPALTPAPGKLVLLGCSQMFNKNFLQQGNLELFLNCVDNLTWGDDIVSVRGSKPIDRAIDKPSDAQRGFWQFMNYAAVNMCVAAIGVASWFTRKQSRDAYTMSFQSQQNA comes from the coding sequence ATGAGCAATATCCGCACGATAATCCGGCGCGATCTGGGGGCGTACTTCACCTCGCCGATCGGCTACATCTTCATCATCGTGTTCCTCGCGATCAGCGTGGGCCTCTACATCACCTCGTTCTTCACCTTCCCCATCGCGGACATGCGGTCCTACTTCGGCAACCTGCCGTTGATGCTCTGCATCTTCGTCCCCGCGATCACCATGCGCGTGTGGGCCGAAGAACGCAAGGAAAACACCTGGGAAATGCTCCTGACCTTCCCCATGCGCGCGTGGGAACTGGTCATCGGAAAGTTCCTCGCGACGTTTGTCTTCTTCGCGATCACGCTCGCGTGCACGTTCACGGTGCCGCTGATGCTCGTCGTTCTCGGCAATCCGGATAACGGCGCGATCTTCGGCGGATACCTCGGCACCCTTCTGCTCGGCGCGTTCTTCCTGTCGATCGGCATTTTCTTTTCCGGGTTCTGCCGCGACCAGATCGTCGCGTTCGTCGTCTCGCTGCTTGCGTGCTTCACGATCTTCCTGTTGGGCACGAACTTCATCGCGTCGTACCTGGACGATCTGCTGCCGAACCTCGGCTCGTCCCTAAGCACGCTCATCGGAATGGTCGATCATTACAACACATTCACTCGCGGCGTGCTCGAACTTGTGGATATCGTCTACTTCGTCATATGGACGGTGATGTTCCTCGTGCTGAACATCATGTTCATCGAACAGCGCAACCGACCGGGCGCGCGCACCGCGTACGCGACCGCGGTCGCGCTGTGTTTCGGCATCGGCTTGGCGTTCAACTGGCTTGTTACGGACATGAGTCTCGTGCGCGTGGACATGACCGAGGACAAGAGCTACACAATTTCCCCCGCGACGAAGACCATCCTGTCGCAACTCGAATCGCCCGCGCAGATAAAGCTCTATATCTCGCCGAAGGAGGACATGCCGACGGCGTTGAAAACACTCGAACAGGACATTTCGGACAAATTGGCGGAGTTGCAGATCGCGTCGAACGGCAAAGTCGAATTCACGCCGGTGTACTTGAAAGCGGCCAACGTGCTCGCGTCGCAGGAAGACCTCGTCGACGAAGACGGCGAGGAGAAGAAAGAGGCCGAGAAAAGCGACGCCGAGAAGCTCGAGAAACGCATGCTCAGCAAGGGCGTCCAGCCGTTCATGGTGCAGGCGATGATCAACAACGAAGTGTCTCAGAAGCCCGTCTATTCGAGCATCGGCGTGGGCTACCGCGACGCGAAGGAAGAGATCATCCCGCAGGTCATGCCGGAATCGTTGCAGGAACTCGAATACCGTCTCGTCAACACGATCTACAAGATTTCCCGCACGGAGCCGGCAACAGTCGCGTTGGTCGCGCCGAAGGAAGCGGTAAACATTCCGCCGCAACTCCGGCAACTTTACATGCAGATGGGCCAGCCTATACCGGAAAGCGAAGACCCCTACGAATATTGCCAGCGCCTGCTCGAACAGGAGAAATACAAGGTCGAGCGCGTCGAACTGAATCAACAGAGCCCGTTGCCGGAGAAGTACGACACGCTCGTTGTCATCAACCCGCGCGAGTTCAACGACCGGCAGAAATGGGAAGTCAGCCGCGCGCTGGCGTCCGGCAAGAATGTGGTGATCGCGGTGCAGAACTACGAGTGGGAATACCGCGTCACGCCCGAGGGCAGCGTGAACCTCACCAAGCGCGAACAGAATCCGCAGATAAACGACCTGCTCGCGAAGTACGGTCTCGGCGTCAGCACGGATATCCTGATGGACAAGAACAAAGTGCCGTTGACCGTGCGCAGCGGCAACCCCCTCGAACAGTTGATGGGCGGCGGCACTACGCTGAACCTCCCAATGCACATGCTCATCAACAACACGACGATGAACCAGGAAGCGCCGATGACCAACCGTCTCTCGAGCATCTTCTATCTCTGGGGCACCGCACTCGATATCAACAAGGAAGAGCTCGCGAAGTACAGCCTTGAAGAGAAAACCATCATGACCACGACGGACAACGCGTGGACGATTCCGCCGGACAAGAAGCTGACGAATCAGGACATCGAGACGCCGCCGTCGGGCAAGACATATCCGCTCATGGCGCAGATCACGGGCCAATTCCCCGACGTGTACAAAGATCAGCCGCGTCCCGCGTGGCCGCCCGCGCAGCCCGCGCCGGGTATGCCGCCCCAACCGCCCGAACCGGAAACCGGCGAAGCGCCGGCGCTCACACCCGCGCCGGGCAAACTGGTGCTGCTGGGCTGTTCGCAGATGTTCAACAAAAACTTCCTGCAGCAGGGCAACCTCGAGTTGTTCCTGAACTGCGTGGACAACCTGACCTGGGGCGACGACATCGTGAGCGTGCGCGGCAGCAAGCCGATCGATCGCGCAATCGACAAGCCGTCCGACGCCCAGCGCGGGTTCTGGCAGTTTATGAACTACGCGGCCGTGAACATGTGCGTCGCAGCCATCGGCGTCGCGTCGTGGTTTACGCGCAAGCAGTCGCGCGACGCATACACCATGTCGTTCCAATCGCAGCAGAACGCATAG
- a CDS encoding ATP-binding cassette domain-containing protein gives MIRAESLSMHYGPVQALRNVSFEVKKGEIVGLLGPNGAGKSTTMKILTTYLHPSKGTAKVGGIDVLENPLGVRKIIGYLPEILPLYMDMEVKGYLNFVGKARGLSGARLRERTDVVLEACGLRHMYRKVVRELSKGYKQRTALAQALIHDPEIIILDEPTSGLDPHQIVEIRQLIKSLAHGKTVILSTHILQEVEATADRIVIISQGRIVGDGTLEELRDMATSEERTRVSVLGKREDTERLLSGIEGSRKVDFVGEDDGFATFVLHGRPGSHLWREVGKLARMKNWELRELTDRPLTLEETFLKLTEKAEGAATTGAQS, from the coding sequence ATGATCAGAGCCGAGAGCCTGTCGATGCATTACGGCCCGGTCCAGGCGCTGCGCAATGTATCGTTCGAGGTGAAGAAGGGGGAGATTGTCGGCCTCCTGGGCCCGAACGGGGCCGGCAAATCGACCACGATGAAAATCCTCACGACCTATCTGCACCCGTCGAAAGGGACGGCGAAGGTCGGCGGGATTGACGTACTCGAGAACCCACTGGGCGTGCGCAAAATTATCGGGTACCTGCCTGAAATCTTGCCGCTGTACATGGACATGGAAGTCAAGGGCTACCTCAACTTCGTGGGCAAAGCGCGCGGGTTGAGCGGCGCCCGGTTGCGCGAGCGGACGGACGTCGTGCTCGAAGCGTGCGGCCTGCGGCATATGTACCGCAAGGTGGTGCGCGAACTCTCGAAGGGCTACAAGCAGCGCACGGCACTGGCGCAGGCGCTGATTCACGATCCCGAGATTATCATCCTCGACGAGCCGACCTCCGGCCTCGACCCGCACCAGATTGTCGAAATCCGGCAGCTCATCAAAAGCCTCGCGCACGGCAAGACGGTCATCCTTTCGACGCACATCCTGCAAGAGGTCGAGGCGACCGCCGACCGTATCGTCATCATCAGCCAGGGCCGCATCGTCGGTGACGGCACGCTCGAAGAGTTGCGCGACATGGCGACCAGCGAAGAGCGCACGCGCGTGTCCGTTCTCGGAAAACGCGAGGATACCGAGCGCCTGCTGTCCGGCATCGAAGGTTCGCGCAAGGTGGACTTTGTCGGCGAAGACGACGGCTTTGCGACGTTTGTCCTGCACGGCAGGCCTGGTTCGCACCTCTGGCGCGAAGTGGGCAAGTTGGCGCGCATGAAGAACTGGGAACTGCGCGAACTCACCGACCGACCGCTCACCCTCGAGGAAACTTTCCTGAAATTGACCGAGAAGGCCGAAGGCGCGGCCACGACGGGAGCGCAGTCATGA
- a CDS encoding class I SAM-dependent methyltransferase: protein MKQFAHWTPRYAHDRLRLFAYTLTHPGAPWLAPGAVCFLDAWIQPHHTGFEWGSGRSTVWFSRRAARLTSIEHDEKWFRRVQQKLRANSCGGVEHRFVVVTDSNPLAYIDAIAEVEDASLDFVLVDGLSALRDSCALAAMPKVRAGGILIIDDVHRYMPSESRAPLALPSGSEPPTPEWQSAFRQLATWDMQRFSSGVTDTGIWIRK from the coding sequence ATGAAACAATTCGCACACTGGACTCCCCGCTACGCGCACGACCGTTTGCGGTTGTTCGCGTACACGCTTACTCACCCTGGCGCACCGTGGCTGGCCCCTGGTGCCGTGTGTTTTCTCGATGCGTGGATTCAGCCCCATCACACGGGATTCGAATGGGGCTCGGGTCGCAGCACGGTGTGGTTCTCGCGGCGAGCGGCGCGCCTGACGAGCATCGAGCATGACGAGAAATGGTTCCGTCGTGTGCAACAAAAGCTCCGCGCGAACTCGTGCGGCGGTGTCGAGCATCGGTTCGTTGTGGTAACGGATTCAAACCCGTTGGCGTATATAGATGCTATCGCAGAAGTCGAGGATGCGTCACTTGACTTCGTGCTGGTAGACGGTCTGTCAGCCCTGCGCGATTCCTGTGCGCTCGCCGCGATGCCAAAGGTCCGCGCCGGGGGGATATTGATCATCGACGATGTTCACCGATACATGCCTTCCGAATCGCGTGCCCCGCTCGCCCTTCCGTCGGGTTCCGAACCACCGACGCCCGAGTGGCAATCGGCGTTTCGACAACTTGCCACATGGGATATGCAACGGTTCTCGAGCGGCGTCACCGATACCGGAATTTGGATTCGAAAATGA
- a CDS encoding segregation/condensation protein A, with protein sequence MADAKDTAPIGVDEPFIVDEATDEVLRLHLEKFEGPLEVLLYLIKSQEIDIFDIPIVKVTEQFLRFIEVMSEENLEVTGDFLVMAATLIQIKSKMLLPPDVETAEDEEFEDEDPRMELVEKLLEYRRYRDVAERLQFLESERERLFARSTKPALDLPPEEEEEMLEVTLYDLVTAFKGVLRYFTEDNIHTIAGEGASVDEKVEYIEERLAREGSVAWTELFKECRSRVELVCCFLAILELCRMGRIRAHQHHSFEEIRLFPAEPRPALEAEPA encoded by the coding sequence ATGGCTGACGCGAAAGATACAGCTCCGATTGGCGTAGACGAACCGTTCATTGTCGATGAAGCGACGGACGAGGTCCTGCGACTGCACCTCGAGAAGTTCGAGGGGCCGCTCGAGGTCCTTCTGTACCTCATCAAGTCGCAGGAGATCGACATCTTCGACATTCCGATCGTGAAGGTGACGGAACAGTTCCTGCGGTTCATCGAGGTGATGAGCGAGGAGAACCTCGAGGTGACCGGCGACTTCCTTGTCATGGCGGCGACGCTGATCCAGATCAAGTCGAAGATGCTGCTCCCGCCGGACGTTGAGACGGCGGAGGACGAGGAGTTCGAGGACGAAGACCCGCGCATGGAACTGGTGGAGAAGCTGCTCGAATACCGCCGGTACCGCGACGTGGCCGAGCGGCTGCAATTTCTCGAGTCCGAGCGAGAACGCCTGTTCGCGCGCAGCACGAAACCCGCGCTCGACCTGCCGCCCGAGGAAGAAGAGGAAATGCTCGAGGTCACGCTGTACGATCTTGTGACCGCGTTCAAGGGCGTTTTGCGGTACTTCACCGAGGACAACATCCACACGATAGCGGGCGAAGGCGCGTCGGTGGACGAGAAGGTCGAGTACATCGAAGAACGTCTGGCGCGGGAGGGCAGCGTCGCGTGGACGGAGCTGTTCAAGGAATGCCGGTCGCGCGTCGAGTTGGTGTGTTGTTTCCTCGCGATTCTCGAACTGTGCCGCATGGGCCGCATCCGGGCGCACCAGCACCATTCGTTCGAGGAAATCCGGCTGTTCCCGGCGGAGCCGCGGCCGGCGCTCGAGGCCGAGCCCGCGTGA
- a CDS encoding YraN family protein — MIFPWRFWRRRAPKPLGQRGEDLAAKHLRRAGYRILERNAKLGKFEIDIIAREGDTIAFVEVKTRRSNSFLEPEANVTPTKQQHIRRAAAIYISRHNDPETYYRYDIVSVVLPDDGNPHVTILRDAFRPE; from the coding sequence GTGATCTTCCCGTGGCGGTTCTGGCGCAGGCGCGCGCCGAAACCCCTCGGCCAGCGCGGCGAAGACCTCGCCGCCAAACACCTCAGGCGCGCGGGCTACCGAATCCTCGAACGCAACGCGAAACTCGGCAAATTCGAGATCGATATTATCGCCCGCGAAGGTGACACCATCGCGTTCGTCGAAGTCAAAACCCGCCGCTCGAATTCCTTCCTCGAACCCGAGGCGAACGTCACGCCCACGAAACAACAGCACATCCGCCGCGCCGCGGCGATCTACATCTCGCGCCACAATGATCCCGAAACTTACTATCGCTACGACATCGTGTCAGTCGTTTTGCCCGATGACGGCAACCCGCACGTCACGATACTGCGCGACGCGTTTCGGCCCGAGTGA